One region of Burkholderia pyrrocinia genomic DNA includes:
- a CDS encoding CoA transferase subunit A has protein sequence MSKLHSSAASALRDIVRDGQTFAIGGFGLCGIPEALIGALRDSGVKGITCISNNAGVDGFGLGLLLETRQIKKMISSYVGENKEFERQYLAGELELEFTPQGTLAEKLRAGGAGIPAFFTNTGYGTVIAEGKETRQFGDRHYVLEPSLTADVALVKAWKADKSGNLIYRRTARNFNPMCAMAGKITVVEVEEIVENGTLDPDQVHTPGIFVQRIVLNATPEKRIEQRVVRAKGD, from the coding sequence ATGAGTAAACTTCATTCGAGCGCTGCTTCAGCGCTCCGGGACATCGTGCGCGACGGCCAGACCTTCGCGATCGGCGGCTTCGGCCTGTGCGGCATTCCCGAGGCGCTGATCGGCGCATTGCGCGATTCAGGCGTCAAGGGCATCACCTGCATCAGCAACAACGCGGGCGTCGACGGTTTCGGTCTCGGCCTGCTGCTGGAAACGCGCCAGATCAAGAAGATGATCTCGTCGTATGTCGGCGAGAACAAGGAGTTCGAGCGCCAGTACCTGGCCGGCGAACTCGAGCTCGAATTCACGCCGCAGGGCACGCTCGCGGAAAAGCTGCGCGCGGGCGGCGCGGGCATCCCCGCGTTCTTCACGAATACCGGCTACGGCACCGTGATCGCGGAAGGCAAGGAAACGCGCCAGTTCGGCGATCGTCACTATGTGCTCGAGCCGTCGCTGACGGCCGACGTCGCGCTCGTGAAGGCGTGGAAGGCCGACAAGTCCGGCAACCTGATCTATCGCCGCACCGCGCGCAACTTCAACCCGATGTGCGCGATGGCCGGCAAGATCACCGTGGTGGAGGTCGAGGAGATCGTCGAGAACGGCACACTCGATCCGGACCAGGTTCATACGCCGGGGATTTTCGTGCAGCGCATCGTGCTGAACGCGACGCCGGAAAAACGCATCGAACAACGCGTCGTACGCGCGAAAGGAGACTGA
- a CDS encoding flavin-containing monooxygenase, with product MVNIASRDEDAAFDMVIVGAGVAGLYMLHRAKEAGLSVRLVDAADGIGGTWFWNRYPGARVDIESFEYSYSFSRELEQEWRWTERYASQPELLRYFDHVAHRFGLYEHIRLGTRIDAVTFDESRARWTLVTQAGERLHARYCVMATGCLSAPKVPDVPGYGSFAGETYFTSRWPTGTVDLAGKRIGVIGTGSSAIQFIPVAAQSAAHVTVFQRTPNYSIPLRNRPMDAEYEQQMKANYAELRRMEWQSPGGFVCVGGEPRQPLRISALSVTPEERLREYEARWAAGGLCFYTSYNDLLTNKDANDTLTAFVRAKIREKIDDPVLADKLTPSGHPILTKRLCADSGYFETFNRDNVSLIDLKETPIESITRNGIVAAGREIELDMIVFATGFDAVTGALLNVDIRGRDGESLRTAWKNGPQTYLGLMSAAFPNLFNIAGPGSTASLSSAVPCDEHQVELVMKLIERAAHHDAATVEPTRAAQEAWTARIQAIAEKTLIHQSNSWYVGSNVPGKPRAVLLDLEGFDSYIAVCEGIIERDYEGFLFDSVTEDHSIPESVAEV from the coding sequence ATGGTGAATATCGCATCAAGAGACGAGGACGCCGCATTCGATATGGTCATCGTCGGCGCCGGCGTAGCCGGCCTGTACATGCTGCATCGGGCCAAGGAAGCCGGCCTGTCCGTACGGCTCGTCGACGCGGCGGACGGCATCGGCGGTACCTGGTTCTGGAATCGCTATCCCGGCGCACGCGTCGACATCGAGAGCTTCGAGTATTCGTACTCGTTCTCGCGCGAACTCGAGCAGGAATGGCGCTGGACGGAACGCTATGCATCGCAACCCGAACTCCTGCGCTATTTCGATCACGTCGCGCACCGCTTCGGGCTCTATGAACACATCCGACTCGGCACGCGGATCGATGCCGTAACGTTCGACGAATCGCGCGCCCGCTGGACGCTCGTCACTCAAGCCGGCGAACGCCTGCATGCCCGCTACTGCGTGATGGCGACCGGCTGCCTGTCCGCGCCGAAGGTGCCGGACGTCCCCGGATACGGCAGCTTCGCCGGCGAAACCTACTTCACGTCGCGCTGGCCGACCGGCACGGTCGACCTTGCCGGCAAGCGCATCGGCGTGATCGGCACCGGCTCGTCGGCGATTCAGTTCATCCCGGTCGCCGCGCAATCGGCGGCGCACGTCACCGTGTTCCAGCGCACGCCGAACTACAGCATCCCGCTGCGCAACCGTCCAATGGATGCGGAATACGAGCAGCAAATGAAGGCGAACTACGCGGAACTGCGCCGCATGGAATGGCAATCGCCCGGCGGCTTCGTCTGTGTCGGCGGCGAACCGCGTCAACCGCTGCGGATTTCGGCGTTGTCCGTCACGCCGGAAGAACGCCTGCGCGAATACGAAGCGCGCTGGGCCGCGGGCGGGCTGTGCTTCTACACGTCGTACAACGATCTGCTGACGAACAAGGACGCGAACGACACGCTGACGGCGTTCGTCCGCGCGAAGATCCGGGAGAAGATCGACGATCCCGTGCTGGCCGACAAGCTCACGCCGAGCGGCCATCCGATCCTGACGAAGCGCCTGTGCGCCGACAGCGGCTATTTCGAAACCTTCAATCGCGACAACGTGTCGCTGATCGACCTGAAGGAAACGCCGATCGAGTCGATCACCCGCAACGGCATCGTCGCAGCCGGCCGCGAGATCGAACTCGACATGATCGTATTCGCAACCGGCTTCGATGCGGTGACGGGCGCGCTGCTGAACGTGGACATTCGCGGGCGTGACGGCGAATCGCTGCGCACCGCGTGGAAGAACGGCCCGCAGACGTATCTGGGGCTCATGAGCGCGGCGTTCCCCAACCTCTTCAACATCGCGGGTCCCGGCAGCACTGCCTCGCTGAGCAGCGCGGTGCCGTGCGACGAGCACCAGGTCGAACTCGTGATGAAGCTGATCGAGCGCGCCGCGCACCACGATGCGGCTACCGTCGAGCCGACTCGCGCGGCGCAAGAAGCGTGGACGGCACGCATCCAGGCAATCGCGGAGAAGACGCTGATCCATCAGAGCAACTCCTGGTACGTCGGCTCAAACGTGCCCGGCAAGCCGCGTGCCGTCCTGCTCGATCTCGAGGGATTCGATTCCTACATCGCCGTATGCGAAGGCATCATCGAACGCGATTACGAAGGATTCCTGTTCGACAGCGTAACTGAAGATCATTCCATTCCAGAAAGTGTGGCCGAAGTCTGA
- a CDS encoding MFS transporter yields MSKLNIKLLGPCLLAIAIDAMGFGLVYPIMAAIFSDPQSGIIGADTSPQLRNFYLGLGYGVYPFCMFFGSSLMGELSDGYGRRKIMLLCVFGLALSYFLMALGALLPSIALLLVGRGLSGLMAGCQGIAQAAITDMSTPETKAYNMSIMSIAFSAGVIVGPVLGGVTSDRTIAPFFNYGTPFLLVAALSVVCGLWTFWSYRNAVAPTGNTRVDLLMPLRIIYQAGTHRRIAFLSIVFFLMQVGYGLYLQTIMLVLQTKFQYTSSQLGLFSGLIGLSFVFGLMVIVRLMLKIWSVVDIAKTGLLIAGIGQVLSALFPHENTLWVLGMVVGCFDMVAYTTMYTAYSDAVAEDRQGWALGVAGSVMAIAWVVTGFLTNLLPVLGELGLLMVGGLSFVLSFVMMLAYGRKWSAPTVSVGSRAYD; encoded by the coding sequence ATGTCCAAACTCAATATCAAACTACTGGGTCCATGCCTGCTCGCCATTGCGATCGACGCGATGGGGTTCGGGCTCGTGTACCCGATCATGGCGGCGATCTTCTCCGATCCCCAATCCGGCATCATCGGGGCCGATACGAGTCCGCAACTTCGCAATTTCTACCTGGGGCTCGGGTACGGTGTCTACCCGTTCTGCATGTTCTTCGGCTCCTCGCTGATGGGTGAGCTGTCCGACGGCTACGGCCGGCGGAAGATCATGCTGTTGTGCGTGTTCGGCCTGGCTCTCAGCTACTTCCTGATGGCGCTCGGCGCGCTGCTGCCGAGTATCGCGCTGTTGCTGGTCGGACGCGGCCTGAGCGGCCTGATGGCCGGTTGCCAAGGGATCGCGCAGGCCGCGATCACGGACATGAGCACGCCGGAAACCAAGGCGTACAACATGAGCATCATGTCGATCGCGTTCAGCGCGGGCGTCATCGTCGGCCCCGTGCTCGGCGGCGTCACGTCGGACCGCACGATCGCACCGTTCTTCAACTACGGCACGCCGTTCCTGCTGGTCGCCGCGCTGTCGGTCGTCTGCGGGCTCTGGACGTTCTGGTCATATCGCAACGCGGTCGCGCCGACCGGCAACACGCGTGTGGACCTGCTGATGCCGCTGCGGATCATCTACCAGGCCGGCACGCACCGCCGCATCGCGTTCCTGTCGATCGTGTTCTTCCTGATGCAGGTCGGCTACGGGCTGTATCTTCAGACGATCATGCTGGTGCTGCAGACGAAATTCCAGTACACGAGCTCGCAGCTCGGCCTGTTCAGCGGCCTGATCGGCCTGTCCTTCGTGTTCGGGCTGATGGTGATCGTGCGGCTGATGCTGAAAATCTGGAGCGTGGTCGACATCGCGAAGACGGGCCTGCTGATCGCGGGCATCGGGCAAGTGCTGTCGGCGCTGTTTCCGCACGAAAACACGCTCTGGGTGCTCGGCATGGTGGTCGGCTGCTTCGACATGGTTGCATACACCACCATGTACACCGCGTATTCGGACGCGGTGGCCGAGGACCGTCAGGGCTGGGCGCTCGGCGTCGCCGGCTCCGTGATGGCGATCGCCTGGGTCGTGACGGGCTTCCTCACCAACCTGTTGCCCGTGCTCGGCGAGCTCGGCCTGCTGATGGTCGGCGGCCTGAGCTTCGTCCTCAGCTTCGTGATGATGCTGGCGTATGGCCGAAAGTGGTCCGCGCCGACCGTGTCCGTCGGTTCTCGCGCCTACGACTGA
- a CDS encoding MFS transporter, whose translation MSHSHAASIAARIDRLPATASIWMLVLFLSVGGFFEVYDLFQMTYLPPGLIRDGIFHAGSHGVLGMSDQGALGAATFAGLFVGEMFVSRLADRFGRRALFTGALLLYTAASLAMCVQTHALGILVCRFIAGCGIGAELITIGAFLTELVPKAVRGRAFALCFAVGYLAMPVLALVSWLWVPHDPLGMSGWRWVVLLGGSGAVVVWWLQSRLPESPRWLARTGREAEAEAVLQRLEQAVERESGRPLPAVRMPAVAAPAARRAPSMWDAQHRGRTAMLIVFNAFLSIGFFGFSQWLPTLLAAQGATVTKSLWYAFVIAFAYPVSPFVAGLLADRIERKWLIVASAFGVALFGTAFAMSAQAPFVIAFGLLVTLSNTVLASNGTAYQSEVFPTEIRGRALGFVHSIGRLTGIASSFIVALLLERAGVSAVFVLIGGSMLIVMVSIGVFGPYTNNRALDEIAGRSEDDAENAAAVRGLAALPARRVDGRRKGAGDGAV comes from the coding sequence ATGTCCCATTCCCATGCGGCGTCGATTGCCGCGCGCATCGACCGCCTGCCCGCAACGGCCAGCATCTGGATGCTCGTGCTGTTCCTGAGCGTCGGCGGGTTTTTCGAGGTCTACGACCTGTTCCAGATGACCTACTTGCCGCCGGGGCTGATTCGCGACGGCATCTTTCACGCGGGCTCGCACGGCGTGCTCGGCATGTCGGACCAGGGCGCGCTCGGTGCGGCGACGTTCGCCGGATTGTTCGTCGGCGAGATGTTCGTGTCGCGCCTCGCGGACCGCTTCGGGCGGCGCGCGCTGTTCACCGGCGCGCTGCTGCTCTACACGGCGGCGAGCCTTGCGATGTGCGTGCAGACCCATGCGCTCGGCATTCTCGTGTGCCGCTTCATCGCGGGCTGCGGCATCGGCGCGGAGCTGATCACGATCGGCGCGTTCCTGACCGAGCTGGTGCCGAAGGCCGTGCGCGGCCGTGCGTTCGCGCTGTGCTTCGCGGTCGGCTATCTCGCGATGCCCGTGCTCGCGCTGGTGTCGTGGCTGTGGGTGCCTCACGATCCGCTGGGCATGTCCGGGTGGCGCTGGGTCGTGCTGCTCGGCGGCAGCGGCGCGGTCGTCGTCTGGTGGCTGCAGTCGCGGCTGCCGGAGTCGCCGCGGTGGCTCGCCCGCACCGGCCGCGAGGCCGAGGCCGAAGCCGTGCTGCAGCGGCTCGAGCAGGCAGTCGAGCGGGAATCCGGCCGGCCGCTGCCCGCGGTCCGGATGCCGGCCGTCGCAGCGCCGGCCGCGCGGCGCGCGCCGTCGATGTGGGATGCGCAGCATCGCGGCCGCACGGCGATGCTGATCGTGTTCAATGCATTCCTGAGCATCGGCTTCTTCGGTTTCAGCCAGTGGCTGCCGACGCTGCTCGCCGCGCAGGGCGCGACCGTCACGAAGAGCCTCTGGTATGCGTTCGTGATCGCGTTCGCGTATCCGGTGTCGCCATTCGTCGCCGGCCTGCTTGCCGACCGGATCGAGCGCAAGTGGCTGATCGTCGCGTCGGCGTTCGGCGTCGCGCTGTTCGGCACTGCGTTCGCGATGTCGGCGCAGGCGCCGTTCGTGATCGCGTTCGGCCTGCTCGTCACGCTGTCCAACACGGTGCTCGCGAGCAACGGCACCGCGTACCAGTCGGAAGTGTTTCCGACCGAGATCCGCGGGCGTGCGCTCGGCTTCGTGCATTCGATCGGCCGCCTGACGGGAATCGCGAGCAGTTTCATCGTCGCGCTGCTGCTCGAGCGCGCCGGGGTGTCCGCGGTGTTCGTGCTGATCGGCGGCAGCATGCTGATCGTGATGGTGTCGATTGGGGTGTTCGGGCCGTACACCAACAACCGGGCGCTGGACGAGATCGCCGGCCGCAGCGAGGATGACGCCGAGAACGCGGCGGCGGTGCGCGGGCTCGCCGCGTTGCCAGCTCGGCGTGTCGATGGGCGGCGTAAAGGAGCCGGGGATGGGGCGGTGTAA
- a CDS encoding cyclase family protein: MKPRWTHRPPGSNWGDFGPDDQKGRLNWLTADAVLRGVAEVREGRVFSLSLPLDVPRGGGLNARRRPPAIMPALLGGKPYFGYRADEQVANATDVVCDDSFCMHSQFSTQWDALSHVGSLFDPAGDGERSRVFYNGYRMDEHIQVPEAGAPRGGARALGIEVMAQSGVQGRGVLVDLRRHFGDERRKIGYAEWMAVLREDDVVVERGDIVCVHTGFADRLLDADARGEPGAPDVCCVLDGNDPRLLEWIDASGLAALAADNHAVEERPRHPSARERPGALMPLHELCLFKLGIHLGELWHLTLLANWLRAHRRNRFLLTAPPLHLRGLVGSPVNPVATV, translated from the coding sequence ATGAAGCCACGCTGGACCCATCGGCCGCCCGGTTCGAACTGGGGGGATTTCGGCCCGGACGATCAGAAAGGGCGCTTGAACTGGCTGACGGCCGACGCGGTGCTGCGCGGCGTCGCGGAGGTGCGCGAAGGCCGAGTGTTTTCGCTGAGCCTGCCGCTCGACGTACCGCGCGGCGGTGGGCTGAACGCGCGGCGCCGGCCGCCGGCGATCATGCCGGCGCTGCTCGGCGGCAAGCCGTACTTCGGCTATCGAGCGGACGAACAGGTTGCCAACGCAACCGACGTGGTCTGCGACGATTCGTTCTGCATGCACTCGCAGTTCTCGACGCAATGGGATGCGCTGTCGCACGTCGGCTCGCTGTTCGATCCGGCGGGCGACGGCGAGCGATCCCGCGTGTTCTACAACGGCTACCGGATGGACGAGCACATCCAGGTGCCCGAAGCGGGCGCGCCGCGCGGCGGTGCGCGCGCGCTCGGCATCGAGGTGATGGCGCAAAGCGGCGTGCAGGGGCGCGGCGTGCTGGTCGACCTGCGCCGCCACTTCGGCGACGAGCGGCGCAAGATCGGCTACGCGGAATGGATGGCGGTGCTGCGCGAGGACGACGTGGTCGTCGAGCGCGGCGACATCGTGTGCGTGCATACGGGCTTCGCCGATCGCCTGCTCGACGCCGACGCGCGCGGCGAGCCCGGTGCGCCGGACGTGTGCTGCGTGCTGGACGGCAACGATCCGCGCCTGCTCGAATGGATCGACGCATCGGGGCTCGCCGCGCTCGCGGCGGACAACCACGCGGTGGAGGAGCGCCCGCGCCATCCGTCGGCGCGCGAGCGGCCCGGCGCGCTGATGCCGCTGCACGAGCTGTGCCTGTTCAAGCTCGGCATTCATCTCGGCGAGCTGTGGCACCTGACGCTGCTCGCCAACTGGTTGCGCGCGCACCGGCGCAACCGCTTTCTGCTGACCGCGCCGCCGCTGCACCTGCGCGGGCTCGTCGGGTCGCCGGTCAATCCGGTCGCCACCGTCTGA
- a CDS encoding CaiB/BaiF CoA transferase family protein yields MFVPDPQAAHAAGARRRASTGPIHPKPFDAGAQGPLAGVRVVDLSRLMAGNMLSVQLADFGADVVKVESERGDTLRAVGAGGISTNWKVYGRNKRSVCVDLRAPEGIDIVRRLVRDADVFVESFKPGVAEKMGLGPDDLLAIRPELVIARISGWGQTGPYRHRPGFGTLAEGYAGFAAINGFADREPVLPPMFLGDMTAGLSGAIAVLVALHARDARGAAGQVIDVSLFEPLLSILGPAAANYVMTGEIKARTGSRSSNTAPRNAYRTRDGKWLCLSSSTQAMAERLFRAIGRADLIDDPRYATNVQRVQHADALDTIVGEFIAARDLDANLAFFEEAGVTVGPIQDIAQIVQDHYVIEREALVELPDDDVGSLPMHNITPRLSATPGTFRRPAPALGENNREILLPLLGEREYERLAGLGVIRTR; encoded by the coding sequence ATGTTCGTTCCCGACCCGCAGGCCGCTCACGCGGCCGGCGCGCGCCGTCGCGCGTCCACCGGCCCGATCCATCCGAAACCGTTCGACGCCGGCGCGCAGGGGCCGCTCGCGGGCGTGCGCGTCGTCGACCTGTCGCGCCTGATGGCGGGCAACATGCTGAGCGTGCAGCTCGCCGATTTCGGCGCGGACGTCGTGAAGGTAGAGAGCGAGCGCGGCGATACGCTGCGCGCGGTCGGCGCGGGCGGGATCAGCACGAACTGGAAGGTGTACGGGCGCAACAAGCGCAGCGTGTGCGTCGACCTGCGCGCGCCCGAGGGGATCGACATCGTCCGCCGGCTGGTGCGCGACGCGGACGTGTTCGTCGAAAGCTTCAAGCCCGGTGTCGCCGAGAAGATGGGGCTCGGCCCGGACGACCTGCTCGCGATCCGGCCGGAACTGGTGATCGCGCGGATTTCCGGCTGGGGGCAGACGGGGCCGTACCGCCACAGGCCGGGCTTCGGCACGCTCGCGGAAGGGTACGCGGGGTTCGCGGCGATCAACGGCTTCGCCGACCGCGAGCCGGTGCTGCCGCCGATGTTCCTCGGCGACATGACGGCCGGGCTGTCCGGCGCGATCGCCGTGCTGGTCGCGCTGCATGCGCGCGATGCGCGCGGCGCGGCGGGGCAGGTGATCGACGTGTCGCTGTTCGAGCCGCTGCTGTCGATCCTAGGGCCGGCCGCCGCGAACTACGTGATGACCGGCGAGATCAAGGCGCGCACCGGCAGCCGCTCGTCGAACACCGCGCCGCGCAATGCGTATCGGACCCGCGACGGCAAGTGGCTGTGCCTGTCGAGTTCGACGCAGGCGATGGCCGAGCGGCTGTTCCGCGCGATCGGCCGCGCGGACCTGATTGACGATCCGCGCTATGCGACCAACGTGCAGCGCGTGCAGCACGCGGACGCGCTCGATACGATCGTCGGCGAATTCATCGCCGCGCGCGATCTCGACGCCAATCTCGCGTTCTTCGAGGAAGCCGGCGTAACGGTCGGGCCGATCCAGGACATCGCGCAGATCGTTCAGGATCACTATGTGATCGAGCGCGAGGCGCTCGTCGAGCTGCCGGACGACGACGTCGGCAGCCTGCCGATGCACAACATCACGCCGCGCCTGTCGGCCACGCCCGGCACGTTCCGCCGGCCGGCGCCCGCGCTCGGCGAGAACAATCGCGAGATTCTGCTGCCGCTGCTCGGCGAACGCGAATACGAGCGGCTCGCCGGGCTGGGCGTGATCCGCACGCGCTAG
- a CDS encoding IclR family transcriptional regulator produces MNKVETSNPAEGGVAAVNRALTALLAFGNAPGGLMLAQVSEETGLNMSTLLRMFESLEQFRFIKRLPDGRYVLGPAVFQLGMMYRESFQLREYVMPILSKLSAETGETAAFYVREGDQRVCLFRIQAQRSVRTHLREGDRFPLDVGAAGRVLLAFSGTRGGDYEKTAEQGYAVSIAERDPESAAIACPAFGVGRVLSGAISLGVPRYRFNKKVLADYLPRVQAAAAELTHALGGDLPAAGAAFRAADQLGVLLE; encoded by the coding sequence ATGAACAAGGTGGAGACAAGCAATCCCGCAGAGGGCGGCGTGGCCGCGGTCAACCGCGCGCTGACCGCGCTGCTGGCGTTCGGCAACGCGCCCGGCGGGCTGATGCTCGCGCAGGTCAGCGAGGAGACGGGGCTCAACATGAGCACGCTGTTGCGGATGTTCGAGTCGCTCGAGCAGTTCCGCTTCATCAAGCGCCTGCCGGACGGGCGCTACGTGCTGGGGCCGGCCGTGTTCCAGCTCGGGATGATGTATCGCGAGTCGTTCCAGCTGCGCGAGTACGTGATGCCGATCCTGTCGAAGCTGTCGGCGGAAACCGGCGAGACGGCCGCGTTCTACGTGCGCGAAGGCGACCAGCGCGTGTGTCTGTTCCGCATCCAGGCGCAGCGCTCGGTGCGCACGCACCTGCGCGAGGGCGACCGCTTCCCGCTCGACGTCGGCGCGGCCGGGCGCGTGCTGCTCGCGTTCAGCGGCACGCGCGGCGGCGACTACGAGAAGACGGCCGAGCAGGGCTACGCGGTGTCGATCGCCGAGCGCGACCCTGAAAGCGCGGCGATCGCATGCCCGGCGTTCGGCGTCGGCCGCGTGCTGAGCGGCGCGATCTCGCTCGGCGTGCCGCGCTATCGCTTCAACAAGAAGGTGCTGGCCGACTACCTGCCGCGCGTGCAGGCAGCCGCAGCCGAGCTGACGCATGCGCTGGGCGGCGATCTGCCCGCCGCGGGCGCGGCGTTCCGCGCGGCCGACCAGCTCGGCGTGCTGCTCGAGTAA
- a CDS encoding HpcH/HpaI aldolase/citrate lyase family protein, whose translation MNSSPQPVWRSLLYVPAHVPRFVASAVASDADALILDLEDSVPPACKEAARDGLADAVPALRAPGRDVLVRANGPLDLLVPDLRAAVRAGVDGVVLPKVRGGSHVEAIDELLAALEEETGAPPGGTRIVAIVETPRAFQAMDRIARASPRVVAMMLGGGDFALNCESGASADVLRVPKQLLIIAARAAGILPLGLIGGLDELRDLDAFERLARASAELGYAGATCIHPRQVGALNRAFRPDDDAVRDANAVLAAYDDARANGRGALRVDGRMVDAPGVARAKRVLARHAAVQARADGVPR comes from the coding sequence ATGAATTCGTCGCCTCAACCCGTCTGGCGCTCGCTGCTGTACGTCCCCGCCCACGTCCCCCGTTTCGTCGCATCGGCCGTCGCGAGCGACGCCGACGCGCTGATCCTCGATCTCGAGGACAGCGTCCCGCCCGCGTGCAAGGAGGCCGCCCGCGACGGGCTGGCCGACGCCGTGCCGGCGCTGCGCGCGCCGGGCCGCGACGTGCTGGTGCGTGCCAACGGCCCGCTCGACCTGCTGGTGCCCGACCTGCGCGCGGCCGTCCGGGCCGGCGTGGACGGCGTCGTGCTGCCGAAGGTGCGCGGCGGCTCGCACGTCGAGGCGATCGACGAGCTGCTGGCTGCGCTCGAGGAGGAAACCGGCGCGCCGCCCGGCGGCACGCGGATCGTCGCGATCGTCGAGACGCCGCGCGCGTTCCAGGCGATGGACCGGATCGCGCGGGCGTCGCCGCGCGTCGTCGCGATGATGCTGGGCGGCGGCGACTTCGCGCTGAACTGCGAAAGCGGCGCAAGCGCCGACGTGCTGCGCGTGCCGAAGCAGCTGCTGATCATCGCCGCGCGCGCCGCCGGCATCCTGCCGCTCGGCCTCATCGGCGGCCTCGACGAGCTGCGCGATCTCGACGCGTTCGAGCGCCTCGCGCGCGCGTCCGCGGAGCTCGGCTATGCAGGCGCAACCTGCATCCATCCACGGCAGGTCGGCGCGCTCAACCGCGCGTTCCGGCCCGACGACGACGCGGTGCGTGACGCGAACGCGGTGCTGGCCGCCTACGACGACGCGCGTGCGAACGGGCGCGGCGCGCTGCGCGTCGACGGCAGGATGGTCGACGCGCCCGGCGTCGCCCGCGCGAAGCGTGTGCTCGCACGTCACGCGGCCGTGCAGGCGCGTGCCGACGGCGTGCCCCGGTGA
- a CDS encoding porin, whose protein sequence is MGKRMSALCGLGLVSAGACAQSTITLYGVADIYTEFLTHQAAPGDKSSASLVRMASGGKSGSRWGLKGVEELGGGWQAAFRLESGINLNNGTGTGAGGFDRSAWVGLQHERWGALRLGHQYSTLFDVMERYSPTGAYSTLYEPAGAIVGVNFRENNVAKYLAKIGSLTLETHYSFGGTPGAFQSNAAYGAGFDYAGGAFSFAAAFDNVNTPQPGGFAHFRRYAAAAIVSVDRAQLLAGVTHGQSGVAAPSVVTNYTFWWAGVRYMITPYLQAIGAFYYEDIRAQNPPNAQTPAPHPANPQQVTLQLNYLLSKAVTLYLAAGYARRAALDFDNYNYNFLHYSLAADRAGSAGAALGLRRLF, encoded by the coding sequence ATGGGCAAGCGGATGTCCGCACTGTGCGGACTGGGCCTCGTATCGGCCGGCGCCTGCGCGCAGAGCACGATCACGCTGTACGGCGTGGCCGACATCTATACGGAATTCCTCACCCACCAGGCCGCGCCCGGAGACAAGTCGTCGGCATCGCTCGTGCGGATGGCGTCGGGCGGCAAGAGCGGCTCGCGCTGGGGCCTGAAAGGCGTCGAGGAGCTCGGCGGCGGCTGGCAGGCCGCGTTCCGGCTCGAAAGCGGCATCAACCTGAACAACGGCACCGGCACCGGCGCGGGCGGCTTCGACCGCTCCGCGTGGGTCGGGCTGCAGCACGAGCGCTGGGGCGCGCTGCGGCTCGGCCACCAGTACTCGACGCTGTTCGACGTGATGGAGCGCTATTCGCCGACGGGGGCGTACTCGACGCTGTACGAGCCGGCCGGCGCGATCGTCGGCGTCAACTTCCGCGAGAACAACGTCGCCAAGTACCTGGCGAAGATCGGCTCGCTGACGCTCGAAACGCACTATTCGTTCGGCGGCACGCCCGGCGCGTTCCAGTCGAACGCCGCCTACGGCGCCGGCTTCGACTATGCCGGCGGCGCCTTCTCGTTCGCTGCCGCGTTCGACAACGTCAACACGCCTCAGCCGGGCGGCTTCGCGCATTTCCGCCGCTACGCCGCCGCCGCGATCGTGTCCGTCGACCGCGCGCAGCTGCTGGCCGGCGTCACGCACGGCCAGAGCGGCGTCGCCGCGCCGTCGGTCGTGACGAACTACACGTTCTGGTGGGCCGGTGTGCGCTACATGATCACCCCTTATCTGCAGGCGATCGGCGCGTTCTATTACGAGGACATCCGCGCGCAGAATCCGCCGAACGCGCAGACGCCCGCGCCGCACCCGGCCAACCCGCAGCAGGTCACGCTGCAGTTGAACTACTTGCTGTCGAAAGCCGTCACGCTGTACCTGGCGGCCGGCTACGCGCGCCGCGCCGCGCTCGATTTCGACAATTACAACTACAACTTCCTCCACTACTCGCTGGCCGCCGACCGCGCCGGCAGCGCGGGCGCAGCACTCGGCCTGCGCAGGCTGTTCTGA